One window from the genome of Balneola vulgaris DSM 17893 encodes:
- the msrA gene encoding peptide-methionine (S)-S-oxide reductase MsrA has protein sequence MDKKLEKATFGAGCFWCVEAIYELVEGVEHVESGYSGGHVEDPSYRQVTSGNTGHVEVARIHFDPSVISYEELLEVLWHTHDPTTLNRQGNDVGEQYRSAIFFHNEEQKAIAEKSLKKTDASGLWDDPIVTTIEPLKNYYVAENYHQNYFENNPNAGYCSYVIAPKVKKFKKEFKHLLKSSQ, from the coding sequence CGGGCTGTTTTTGGTGTGTTGAAGCCATCTATGAACTTGTTGAAGGCGTGGAGCACGTTGAATCTGGATATTCGGGTGGACATGTTGAAGACCCTAGCTATCGCCAAGTAACTTCTGGCAATACCGGGCATGTTGAAGTAGCTCGCATTCATTTCGATCCTTCTGTTATCAGCTATGAAGAGCTTTTAGAAGTGTTATGGCATACCCACGACCCAACCACACTCAACCGCCAAGGGAATGATGTAGGTGAACAATACAGGTCTGCTATCTTCTTCCACAATGAAGAACAAAAAGCCATTGCAGAGAAGTCGCTAAAGAAAACGGATGCCTCGGGACTATGGGACGATCCAATCGTTACGACTATCGAGCCGCTTAAAAACTACTATGTAGCCGAGAACTATCACCAGAATTATTTCGAAAACAATCCGAATGCGGGTTACTGTTCGTATGTAATTGCACCCAAGGTGAAGAAATTTAAAAAAGAGTTTAAGCACCTCTTAAAAAGCTCTCAATAA